A window of Candidatus Nomurabacteria bacterium genomic DNA:
AGATGAACTTCAGCCCAATAAACCAACTTTATTTGCCGGTCGATTGAATCAGAGAGATAATAATGAGATAAGTTTTGTACTTGAGAAGGCAAAAGTTGTTGATGAAGAGAAACACGGGACCAATTTTCAAGGCATCACATTCAAAGTGACGAGTAAGCATTCTGTTGAGGAAATTAATGAATTAAAGCAGTACATTCGCGAACATCCGGGTGATGTTCCTGTTAAGATCACTATAGTTGATGAGGATAGTAGTGAAAGATCGGTGTATCTTGACCGTCCAGTACAGGTCGATGAGCAGACTGAAGCTTATCTTAAAAAATTCTCTTAGTGGCAAAATTATCTATCGAAAGGCAACTAGACAAGATCCCCAACACATCAGGGATATACAAATTCATAGATAAGTCAGGAAAACTTCTGTATGTAGGAAAGGCAAACAATCTCAGAACTCGAGTGAGATCATATTTCACCCAGATCCATGATGATCGACCTCATATCATTCCGATGATCGAACAGATCGAAAAGATCGAAGTAACTGAGACAGAAAATGAGATAGAGGCATTAGTTTTAGAGAGTGCATTGATCAAAGAAAATCAGCCTCACTACAATATCATGCTGAAAGATGACAAATCTTACGCATGGATATACATAAACACAAGAGATGAACTACCAACAGTGTCTATCCTCAGATCAATAAATCTCAAAGATTATAAAAAGGGTAGATTATTTGGACCATACCCAAATAGTCGAGCTACCCGACAGATATTCAGATATATTCGTCAGATCCATCCTTTCTGTACATGTGATTCTCCGAGTGAACCGTGTTTGTATTATCGAATGAAATTATGCAATAACCCCAAATTTGGAGACCATACCTTGTCTCAATACCAGCAGAGTATAGAAGGAGTCATTAAGTTCCTTGAGGGTAGTAAGCGTAATCATATAAAAGAATTAAGGAAACAGATGGATCAGCTAAGTCAGGATCGTGATTATGAAAATGCAGCGATACTAAGGGATAAGATATATGACCTTGAGCATCTTGGAGAGGACATTCCTTACTATCAGAGTGAATCAGATTTCATAATTCAAAAGAAGACACAGAATCATAAGATCATTCAGAAATATCAGAAAGATTTTGCTATCCCACTTCCTGAACGCATCGAATGTTATGACATATCAAATCTACAAGGAGATCACGCCTATGGCTCCATGACAGTAGCTATTGATGGGGAGCTTAGACCAGATCAATATCGAGTATTTAAAATACGCAAGGGGAAAACTCCAGACGATTTCGAAATGCTCAATGAGGTGATATCAAGGCGGATAAAACATCTTTCGATATCCGATGACGTCTCACTATCCAATAAACCAAACTTGATACTGATCGATGGTGGGAAAGGACAGATATCTGCAGTTGCAGAGGAGATACCGACTGAGATAACGCTTATGGGAATAAGCAAGGGAAGGAGTCTAAGAAAACGCGGTAAAAGGAGAAAAGATATGTTCTGGTTACATCGGGAAGATAGTACAGAACAGGTATTTACTAAAGAGCCAAGACTTCTAGTGGTACTACGTGATGAGGCGCATCGTTTTGCTCTGAAGCACCACAGGATCGCTAGGGCAAAAGGGATGAAAGGCTCGCTACTAGATAGGGTTGAAGGTGTTGGGCCTAAGATCAAGAAAAAGCTTATGAAAAAGTTTGGATCAGTAGCTAATATGCATGGTCTGAGTATTGATGAGTTGAATGAAGTTGTTTCTAACAGATCAACATCATTGAAATTACATGATGCCCTTAAAGATTCAACAAATACAAAGAAGCAAAGCAAGACAAAGTAACCTCAACATTATCATTCCAGAGCTCCTATGCTATTATCTTTCTGCCTTAGATTATTCCTAAGGAAATCAAAGAAAGTATCGTTCTCACTATCATAATAAAGTCCATAATAGTAGGAAGAACGCTCATTTGCGAGTATTGCTATGGAAGAAATCTTTCCACCGTTTACAACTGTTGCCTCCAACTCTCCGTTCTCATTATATACACTGTTGAGGATGGCGTACTTCCCACCATTCTCACTTCTACTATTTAGGATGTCGACAAACAGCTCTAGTGCCTTGTCAGGATAACTATTTTCCAAAGGGGCTATCGGTTCAAGGATATACTCACGACTATCTGTGATCGAAGATATTTTCAATGCCTGTAATTCTCCCTCATCAGTGGCATAGTATGATGTCACATACTCTACAGGAACTTTCAAAGTCCAAGGAAAATCTGGCAATAAATCTGTACCTTCAGATGATGCCAGAACCAATTCTCTTTCTATCTCCTGTTTTGCAAGACGACTTAGCCCTTGTTTAGCATCTGATATTGATAATCGCTCATACCAGATATCGTTAACCCTTTCAT
This region includes:
- a CDS encoding GIY-YIG nuclease family protein, which codes for MAKLSIERQLDKIPNTSGIYKFIDKSGKLLYVGKANNLRTRVRSYFTQIHDDRPHIIPMIEQIEKIEVTETENEIEALVLESALIKENQPHYNIMLKDDKSYAWIYINTRDELPTVSILRSINLKDYKKGRLFGPYPNSRATRQIFRYIRQIHPFCTCDSPSEPCLYYRMKLCNNPKFGDHTLSQYQQSIEGVIKFLEGSKRNHIKELRKQMDQLSQDRDYENAAILRDKIYDLEHLGEDIPYYQSESDFIIQKKTQNHKIIQKYQKDFAIPLPERIECYDISNLQGDHAYGSMTVAIDGELRPDQYRVFKIRKGKTPDDFEMLNEVISRRIKHLSISDDVSLSNKPNLILIDGGKGQISAVAEEIPTEITLMGISKGRSLRKRGKRRKDMFWLHREDSTEQVFTKEPRLLVVLRDEAHRFALKHHRIARAKGMKGSLLDRVEGVGPKIKKKLMKKFGSVANMHGLSIDELNEVVSNRSTSLKLHDALKDSTNTKKQSKTK